The region CAGCGCTGGAGAAAGTCCCGCGAGAAAGCGGATGAGCGTAAGGTGAAGGCCGCACGCAAAAAAGCCGCTGCCAAAGCCAAAGCCGCCGAGAAGAAGGCCAAGGTGAAAATGGCGCAGGTCGAGCGTAAAGCCGCCGCCAAAGCCAAGACGAAAACCAAGAAGAAGGCCACCAAAAAGCGGGCTACCGCCAAGCGGACCACCACCGCACCGGCGAAAACCCAGGCTCGCAAGGCGACCGCCAAGCGTGCCGGTCGTCCGCGTAAGAAGTAAGACGCGAGTCAGCGCCGCTCACTCGTCCAGGGCGGGCCGGGCGGTCGCTTAGGCCAGGCGAAGCCCTGTAAAGGGATCGCCTTTGGTAAAAACCCGGAACTCCCGGCCGAAATGGACCGGGAGCCGGGTTTTTTTCGTTCTGGAGGCTTACGTGAGGTAGATCGATGCACGGCGGGGTGAAATCTGGCAGAATGCGGCGTCTTCTCTCTGGACCCACGTGACACTATGACCCGACTTCTTGCCCTCGATACCTCAACCGATGCTTGCTCCGTCGCGCTGCAGGACGGAGAGCGGATCATTTCCCGATTTGAGCTGGCCGCCAAGAGCCACACCCAGCGTCTGCTTCCGATGGTGGACGAGGTGCTCTCGGAGGCCGGGTTGGCGTTGGCCGACCTGGATGCGCTGGTGTTCGGTCGCGGTCCCGGGTCATTTACCGGCCTCCGAATCTGTTTGGGGGTGGTTCAAGGGTTGGCGTTTTCGCGGAATTTGCCCGTCGTGGGCGTGTCCACGCTCGAGGCCATGACGGTCGGTTATTATCGGCGGCATCCCGACCTGGCCAGCGCCTCCACGCCGTTGCTGGTTGCGCTGGATGCGAGAATGCAGGAAGTGTATTGGACTCTGGTCAAACCCCAATCCGGTGGCGGCGGTGTTGAAACCTTGACCGATGAAGCCGTTTCTCCCCCGGAGCGGGTCGTCGAGCTTGCCGCCGGGCACACCGGGGAGGCGGGTTTTTATGGCGTGGGGCCGGGTTGGCACTACCCGGCATTGGAAAAGCTGGCGCCATCGGCGGTGGATATGGACGTACAGCCGGACGCCCGCGATATGCTGCCGTTGGGTGCCTTTGCGCTCGCGCAGGGGCAGGCGGTGTCCGCCGAGCAGGCCCGGCCCGTTTACCTGCGCGATGAAATCAGTTGGAAGAAACGCGAGCGGATTCGTTCCTGAGCCTCATTATAGTCACGGAAAGCGCTATGGACCTGTTGCAGATTGTTTTTCTGGCCCTGATCCAGGGCATTACCGAGTTTCTGCCCATATCCAGTTCGGGGCATCTGCTGCTGCCATCGGAGTTGCTGGGTTGGCCGGATCAGGGGCTGGCCTTTGATGTCGCGGTACACGTCGGCACGCTCAGTGCCGTCGTACTGTATTTTCGCCACAGTCTGGGCGCCATGGCGCGCGACTGGTTGGGGCAGGTGTTTGCCCGTCGCGACAGCACCGAAGACAGCCAGCTCGCCTGGTATCTGATTCTGGCAACGGTGCCGGCGGCGCTTGCCGGACTGGTGTTTGATGGCGCGATCGAAACCCATCTGCGCTCGGTGTGGGTGGTGGCGATTACCACGATTGTATTTGGCCTGGCGCTGGGCTGGGCGGACTGGCATGGCGGGCGCGCGAAAACCGTATTGGACATTACCTGGAGAACCGCTTTGATCATCGGCCTTGCCCAGGCGCTGGCCCTGATTCCGGGAACCTCCCGCTCCGGCATCACCATAACCGCAGCGCTATTTCTGGGACTCACGCGAACGGATGCGGCCCGCTTCTCGTTTCTGTTATCGGTGCCGGTGATTGCGCTCAGCGGTGGCTATAAGGCCTTACAGTTGTGGTTGCAGAGCGAGCCGGCACCTTGGGGTGAACTCTTGGCAGGCGCGGCTATCGCCGGGGTCAGTGCGTTTGTGTGCATCCACTATTTCATGCACTATATTCGGCAAATTGGCATGATGCCGTTCGTTGTGTATCGGTTGCTCTTGGGGGCCGCGCTCATCTGGGTGGCGCTTTGATTCCCACCCCAAGCCAATCACGCTGTTGTCTCGATTCATTTGGATAGATGTCGTTTATGGTTGATCAATCCTCCCAAGCATTCAATCGGGGCCTGCTGGAATTTCTGCAGGCTTCGCCCACGCCGTTTCACGCGGCGGAGAATATTGCGGCCCAGTTGACCCAGGCCGGCTTCCAGCCCCTGGTCGAGGGTGAGCGCTGGAGTCTCAAACCCGGTGGCAAGTACTGGGTCATGCGCAATGGCTCCTCCGTGATTGGTTTCATCTACGGGCGCGAGCCCATGGAGACCGACGGTATCCGGATGGTCGGTGCCCACACCGACAGCCCCTGCCTGAAAGTGAAACCGCAGCCGGACCTGTCCCGCCAGGGGTATGCTCAGCTTGGCGTGGAAGTGTACGGTGGTGCGCTGTTGGCCCCTTGGTTTGACCGGGACCTGTCCATGGCGGGGCGCGTCAGCTATCGCGATGGTGAGGGCCGAATCCGCAGCGGTCTGGTGGATTTCAAATTGCCGGTCGCGGTGGTGCCCAGCCTGGCCATTCATCTGGACCGGGAAGCCAACCGCCAGCGCAGCATCAACCCGCAGAAAGAATTGCCGCCGCTCCTGCTCAGTGAAATAGATGGCGTGGATCAGCCGTCATTTCGCGAGCGGCTCAAGGCCCAGTTATTGGCTGAACAACCGTCGCTGACGGTGGATGAGGTGCTGGACTTTGAAATCAGTCTGTACGACACCCAGCCACCGGCATTGATCGGCCTGGCCCAGGATTTTCTCGCCAGTGCCCGGCTGGATAACCTGTTGAGCTGCTATGTGGGTCTGCAGAGCCTGCTGAAGGCCGATGACCGGCACAGCACGCTGTTGGTGTGCAACGATCACGAAGAAGTGGGCAGTGCGTCCGCCTGTGGTGCCAAGGGGCCCATGTTGCAACAGTTTCTGGAGCGTCTGGTGCCCGAGACGGAAACCCGTATGCGGGTGCTGGATGCCTCCCTGATGATTTCCGCGGACAACGCTCATGGCGTGCACCCGAACTTTGCCGATCGCCATGACGACAATCACGGCCCGCGCCTGAACCGGGGGCCGGTGATCAAGGTCAACGCCAACCAGCGATATGCCACCACCAGTGAGAGCAGCGCCCTGTTTCGTGACCTTGCCGAGCGGGCGGACGTGCCGGTGCAGACCTTTGTCTCCCGGACCGACATGGAGTGCGGCAGCACCATTGGGCCGATCACCTCTGCTGAAGTGGGCGTCAAAACCCTGGACGTGGGTGTGCCCACCTTTGCCATGCACTCCATTCGCGAGCTGGCGGGGCGGGACGATGCGGCCTATCTTCATCAGATCCTCAATGAATTCTATCGCTACCCGCATCCGCCGGGGCAATCATGACACTAGCAGGAGGAGTTATGTCCGGGAGTTTCTATCGTTCAACGCTGAGGCGAGCGGCCTGGCCACTGATGCTTGCGACGGCTTCGATACTGATGGCCGTCAAGGCAGGCGCCAATGGTGGTCACTTTCTGGTTGATGACGCGGCCACGACACCACCACAAACCTGTGCCCTTGAGACCTGGGTTACGAGAATGGA is a window of Marinimicrobium sp. C6131 DNA encoding:
- a CDS encoding M18 family aminopeptidase, which translates into the protein MVDQSSQAFNRGLLEFLQASPTPFHAAENIAAQLTQAGFQPLVEGERWSLKPGGKYWVMRNGSSVIGFIYGREPMETDGIRMVGAHTDSPCLKVKPQPDLSRQGYAQLGVEVYGGALLAPWFDRDLSMAGRVSYRDGEGRIRSGLVDFKLPVAVVPSLAIHLDREANRQRSINPQKELPPLLLSEIDGVDQPSFRERLKAQLLAEQPSLTVDEVLDFEISLYDTQPPALIGLAQDFLASARLDNLLSCYVGLQSLLKADDRHSTLLVCNDHEEVGSASACGAKGPMLQQFLERLVPETETRMRVLDASLMISADNAHGVHPNFADRHDDNHGPRLNRGPVIKVNANQRYATTSESSALFRDLAERADVPVQTFVSRTDMECGSTIGPITSAEVGVKTLDVGVPTFAMHSIRELAGRDDAAYLHQILNEFYRYPHPPGQS
- the tsaB gene encoding tRNA (adenosine(37)-N6)-threonylcarbamoyltransferase complex dimerization subunit type 1 TsaB, with amino-acid sequence MTRLLALDTSTDACSVALQDGERIISRFELAAKSHTQRLLPMVDEVLSEAGLALADLDALVFGRGPGSFTGLRICLGVVQGLAFSRNLPVVGVSTLEAMTVGYYRRHPDLASASTPLLVALDARMQEVYWTLVKPQSGGGGVETLTDEAVSPPERVVELAAGHTGEAGFYGVGPGWHYPALEKLAPSAVDMDVQPDARDMLPLGAFALAQGQAVSAEQARPVYLRDEISWKKRERIRS
- a CDS encoding undecaprenyl-diphosphate phosphatase, whose protein sequence is MDLLQIVFLALIQGITEFLPISSSGHLLLPSELLGWPDQGLAFDVAVHVGTLSAVVLYFRHSLGAMARDWLGQVFARRDSTEDSQLAWYLILATVPAALAGLVFDGAIETHLRSVWVVAITTIVFGLALGWADWHGGRAKTVLDITWRTALIIGLAQALALIPGTSRSGITITAALFLGLTRTDAARFSFLLSVPVIALSGGYKALQLWLQSEPAPWGELLAGAAIAGVSAFVCIHYFMHYIRQIGMMPFVVYRLLLGAALIWVAL